The proteins below come from a single Paramormyrops kingsleyae isolate MSU_618 chromosome 25, PKINGS_0.4, whole genome shotgun sequence genomic window:
- the LOC140582729 gene encoding N-lysine methyltransferase KMT5A-A-like translates to MDEVAAYDLFMMSFPVTIDGTCPGKSARTDLVGITHERPCYDRWRAEQKALRMQHVIEHFGRRLPKESKVHAWMEKQGWTVNHPDVQLLLKQWKPPGSVDTAMDCRVIRKLVRSQKWKGLTIVETEEKGRSVKTRRKFVAGEVVCDYHGRQVTRQEGLRILSHTTEGQSGLVFFYQDTKGLAKCIDARDERCQCHPGRDTFGRLIGHSGKRANLRPRLYSLDNRDILLVLASRDIAVDEELRFDYGVKKRSFAGEGLDLDWI, encoded by the exons ATGGACGAGGTGGCTGCCTATGACCTATTCATGATGTCATTTCCAGTGACCATCGATGGAACCTGCCCAGGGAAGTCGGCACGCACTGACCTCGTGGGGATTACCCATGAACGTCCGTGCTATGACCGCTGGCGCGCTGAGCAGAAGGCGCTTCGGATGCAGCATGTCATAG AGCACTTCGGTCGACGTCTGCCAAAGGAGAGCAAGGTCCATGCCTGGATGGAGAAGCAGGGGTGGACTGTCAACCACCCAGATGTTCAGCTGCTGCTGAAGCAGTGGAAGCCTCCTGGTTCGGTGGACACGGCGATGGACTGCAGAGTGATCAGGAAGCTTGTCAGAAGtcagaagtggaagggactgACCATTGTGGAGACTGAAGAAAAGGGCAGAAGTGTGAAGACAAGAAGGAAGTTTGTCGCTGGTGAGGTAGTCTGTGACTACCATGGCAGGCAAGTCACGCGGCAGGAGGGTCTTCGCATCCTCAGTCACACCACGGAAGGACAGAGTGGACTTGTGTTCTTTTATCAGGACACGAAGGGGCTGGCCAAATGTATCGATGCCCGTGATGAGCGATGTCAGTGCCATCCGGGCAGAGATACATTTGGGAGGCTGATTGGTCACTCGGGTAAGCGGGCAAACCTCCGGCCAAGGCTTTACTCTTTGGACAACCGGGACATCCTGCTCGTCCTGGCATCGAGGGACATTGCCGTGGACGAGGAGCTTCGATTTGACTACGGGGTCAAGAAGAGATCCTTTGCTGGCGAGGGACTGGACCTGGACTGGATATGA